Sequence from the Bremerella volcania genome:
TCGTCAACGGTGTGGGTATCGATACCTACACCCTGGCCAACCCAGCGATCGGAGGTACCTACTTCGTCGCGATCGCCGCCAACACGATCCCACTGCCTTCCAACGGAAACCAGGCTTCCGCGCCGCTGACTTACGACCCATCCAAGGTCGCCAAGAATGACGCGGCTCGCCAGGCAAGGACGTACGAAGGTGGCTATGACCTGGCTATCTCGGTTGCCGACGACTTTGGCAACGTGACGAATTCTTCCACCTACTTCGTGAACAACGAAGCCGGGCAACTCGGCGAGGCGACGACCCGAGCGACCAACATCGGAATTCAGCGTCACGACGAGTTAAGTTGGACGTTCTTCGGACAGACGTTCGTCTTCGACCTGGTTGGGGACTCGAATCGTCACCGAGATCAGGGACAGATCATCATCAACTCGAATATGATCTCGAACTCGGCGAACTACGGCGTGCTGATTGACGCCGGAAGCCGAAACACGGTGACCGATGCCGATGCCGGCAACAACCGTCCGCACCAGGGTGCTCCGATCAGCGTTCCGTCGGCTGCTAACACGCAGCGACTGGCCACCGGCGTCACCGTCAAGAACAACGTGATCTTCGACAGTGATCAGGGCGCCATCCTGTACAGCGGCGATCCGCTCGGCACCATAACCGGTAGCGACCCAGCTGGTGCCGTTCCATTTGGACGCATCATCAACAACACGCTGTATGGAATCAATGACGGTGACACCGGCGTGACGATTGAAGAGTCGGCTGGTCCCACGCTGATGAACAACATCGTCGCGAACTTCTCGACGGGTATCTCGGTCGATACAAGTTCCAAGGCCACCACGGTCATTTCGCGAACGTTGTTCCAAGACAACGGAACGCCTGTAACTGGTTTCGGTGGTAACGGTAACCTGGCCATTTTGCTCGCATCTGGGGACCCATTGTTCGTCGACGCGGACGACAAGAACTTCTACCTCGACGAAGGAAGCCAGGCGATCGACGCCGCCGTGGATGCCATTCAGGAACGTGCCGCAGTCAGCCAGGTGGTCAATCCGCTGGGTATCGACAGCACTCCGCTGTTGGCACCGGAACGGGACATCACAGGCCAGCTTCGTGTTGACGACCCAAGCGTCGTTTCCAGCGGTGGCGTTGGCGGCGTGACCTTCCGCGACATCGGTGCCTACGATCGAGCAGACTTCACCGGTCCGACCGGTTACCTGATCGATCCCCAAGACAACGATGCGGCCGATCGCGACCTGGACGAAACCCCGGACGTGGTCCAATGGATTGGTGGTCCGCTGACCAACATCTCGATCCAATTGCTGGATCAAGGTGACATCTCGGATCAGGTCCAAGGTACCGGTATCGACGACTCGACTGTGACGGCTGATTCGGTCAAACTTGAAATCCTGGCCGGCGACGTTCCGCGTGTCCTCGACCTGGGTGTCGATTACACCTTCGACTACGACGCGACCAACAACATCATCCGACTGGTTCCCGTCTCGGGTGTGTTCCAGGAAGGCGTCCTGTACAAGGTCACGCTGGATAGTCGACCTGATGATGACGATCTGGTTGAAAGCATTATCCGCGACATCGCCGGTAACCCGATCGAATTCAACAACCAGGTTGATGACGGCACGGGCACCTTGGTCGGTGAAACTCGCTTCCTGATCCAGGTGGGCGGTCTGGTCGACTTCGGTGACGCCCCGGATAGCTACGGCACGCTGTTGGGTTCCGATGGTGCTCGTCACAACCTGATCGAGAACTTCTATCTGGGTCAAGGTGTCGATGCCGAAATCGAAGGTCAACCAACCGCCGATGCCAGTGGTGACGGTGCGACCGACGATGGTATCTTCATCCGCACCGAAGATCCGAACAACTCGGGCAGCTTCCTGAACTGGACTCTGCGTGACGGCATCAATAATCAGGTCTATGTCACCTCGAAGGCACCTACCGGAGCCACCTCGTTTGGCTTCCTGGATGCCTGGATCGACGCCAACCAAGACGGCGACTTCACTGATGAAGACGAACAGATCATCGTCAGCGTGGCCTTGACGAAAGATGCGGTCGATCCACTTGGCTCGCCCGGTGGCTTGGGACAATTGATCACCGTGGGTGATCTGCCGGATGGAACGCTTCTGGGGGATACCTACATTCGCTTCCGTTTGAGCAGCACCGGTGGTCTGACGCCGACCGGACTGGCCGAGGACGGGGAAGTCGAAGACTACCAGATCACCATTGGTGATGCCGGTGTGAACCCATGGCACAACAGCAGCAATAAAGCTGCCATCTCGATCGGCGACAATAGCATCACGAATCTCGATTACACGTTGCTGCTGCAGGAAATCCGGAACCGTAACTACACGTACGGGACCGCGGATCCGATGAACAATATTGAGGTCGGCGACTTCAAGCCAGGGTTCGAGCCAGATGTTATTGACCCGCAGAATGTCCCTGCCAAGTTGGACGTCAACAACGACCGTCGTATCACGCTGGCTGACTTGTTGGCGTACCAAGACTACACCGCTGGTTTGTCGGCTAACCCAGAACCGATCTCGGAAGAGATTGTCTCGCAGTCGATGATCTCGGGCGAGTCGATCTCCAGCGGCGTCGAAACCCCAGTGGAAGTGAACTCGTACGAGTTCAAGACCAACGAATCGGCAACTCCGTCCGCGGCTGTGAATACGGCACCGGTAGTGAGCCAGTCGCTTGTCTCGAACACCAGCTTCGATGCCATCGCCCCGAGCTACTCTGATCTTCAGATGCGATCCGCCCTGGAGTTGATGGGCTACGCTCAGAGAGAAGAAGTCGAAACGAGCGTCATCGATGCTTCCTTCCACGATGAAGTAATCGCCCTGGAAACGGTCAGCTATGACGATCAATTCGATCAGCTGATTGGCGACATGGCTGACGACCTCAGCTACAATTGGGACGGCAAGCAGTTCAGCGAAGACGCGGAGGATAGTGCCGAGTCGGACGAACTGGACGAGTTGCTCTCCTTGATCAGCGATCCGGGTGACAACAGTTAGTTGTCGCCTAGGTTGAAACATCAACAATCGTCGCCCGTGGGGTAATCACCACGGGCGACTTTCTGCGCGGTTGCCAAGATGCTTCCGCTCTAGCTTGGGGGAAGCGGTTCGACATCCTCCCGGCGACAACGGATCTTGGAATGCGTCAGCGTTTAAGGAACAAGAAGCGAACCGTCTGGACCCCTGGATAGATGCACAAGAACGCCAGGCGAGAAGTGAGCGAAAGACAAGGCTCTGTTTGACGAATCGGTTCTGATTTGGGTCGTCGAGTTCGCTGCCGCTGAACTGCGTCGATTCGATCGGCCTCGGACCGACGATCGATCAAACAAAGCCTAGAACAACTCGAGCGAAGCGTCTAAGTCGGCCAGAACGGCATCCACTGCTTCATCATCCAGAGGCTTAGTCGAAGCGATGCGTTCGCAGGCGTTGTCGACCGAGTCAATGACGGCCGAATCTTGCGAAGGCAAGACGACTGCCTGAAAGGATAGAACCGAGATGGCAGCTTCTGAAGGTGCCGCCGTGCCGTTTTCTTCTTTCACGTCGCCATGGGAAAGCGTCAGCTCAAAAGCGATCGGCTCTCCTTCCAGCACGCTTGTTTGCGATGTCTCGGCCATTGGCGGCTGGATAGCGTCATCGTTGACGGTGGAGGTGTTCGGAGACGCGGTGAACGCGAACGACGAGAGGGGTTCCGGATCGACCGACTGCTGGGATTCCGACTGAAAAGCAATCGCATCCGACAGCAGTAAGAGATCATGCTTGTTCAAGGAGCCGTCGGCGTTGACGTCAAAATAAGGGATGCCGGGCGTATGCGTCGAATTAATCGCATAGCTTCCGGATGGCGACGAGAGCGTCGCTTGTGGATTGATCAGTTCACCGAAAGCCAGGTCGAAATCGATTTGATCGATCTCCCCGTCATGGTTCAGGTCGGCAGGATTGAGCGGGTTATGCCAGGAGTCGTCGGCGATCGACACCGACCAGGCAACTCGGCTGGCGCCTGCCTGGGGGGTTAAGCTGACGTTGGCTTCCGTCAGCGAGCTGAAGAAGACCTCTGTTCCGTCCGGGGCCGTTACCTTCAGGCGGTAGCTCCCGTCGACGTCAAACGGAAGCGAGAACGCTCCGAATTCGTTGGTTACAACCGTATGAGGGCGCCCTACGACCAGGTTGTCAAGGCCGACATAGTGGATTGCACGGCGCGGGTCATCGGTATTGGTCAGGTGTCCGCGGGCGATTGCGTAGGCCGCTTCCGGCAAGTCCAGTTCGACGACCATGGTTTCGAACGTTCCCGCAGCCATGGGGCTGGTGGTGTATCGTCCCAGCAAGTTGTCTTGTGAGTCGTATAGTTCCAAGATGCCTACATCGCCGTCCACTTCGGCGAACGCGTCAATCGCCACTCGGCTGACTGGGTTATCGAAGGCAATTTTCAGCTGACGCTTTTCTGACCAGACATTGCTCCAGCTTCCACCAGAGTAGTTGTAGAAGCCACGACTGCCGGTGCTGGCAAGCGAACTGTTGCGAGCCGCAACGTCGGCAAAGCCTGGGGCGATCTCCGATCCTTCCGCGGTTAACGTTACGCCGCCGATCGGATCGTAGAAGATCTCGCCATGTGAATAGTCATCCGGCTCGATGATCGTTTGCGTGACTTGCGGGTTGCCAGCCAGATCGACGACTTCAACGGTCCAGCCGGCCAGGCCTTGCTCGCCGGCGTTAAAAATGCCGTCGTCGTTCTGGTCGTAGGTGATGTAGCCCGTGAAACCATGAACGTCAGTCGAGTCGATATGAGCGGTGGAAGCGAGCAGCGACTGCGAGTGAATGTGCCCTGTCTCGTCGACAATACGTACTTCGATATCGTGTGGACTTGAGTCAGGCAGTTGAATCAGGAAGTCAAAATCGGCCGTGTAGTCATCGATCGCAGGGCCTGTTAACCACTGTCCGCCATCCAGGCGAAATTCGATATGGCTCAAGCGATTGGTCGTGACCGAGTTTTGCAGACCCCAGGAATTCTGATTGGGGAGCACCCCGATCGCTGCGTTGCCGCTAATTCGCATTTGATTGGAAACGGGATCAAATTGGCTGCTGGCAGAGAATGAGATCGGCACGTCAAAGACGTCGAAGATTCCATCTCCGTCGGAATCTTTCCAGCCGATCGACTCCAGTGACGACGTGCTGCTGGTATGGCTGGCATAAGCGGCCAGCAGCGAGGCCGATTCTCGGAGCAGACTTGTTTCGATGGTGCCAGGCGATGGGTTGCCGTCGTGGGCATTGGTGTTCTGGGTGTTGTAATAGCCGCGGGTATCTTCGTAGTCGCCGGAACCTTGGTATTCGTCCATCGCCCAGAATTGGTGGGAAACCTCGTGAGCAATCGTGCTGGCAGGCCGTTCGGATGGAACCGCGAGGAACGAGCCACCGGCGAGCGAGAATCCACCGAGTACGCTTCCCGGAGCAAATAGGCCGTCGGAATCGTTTTCGGCATTGATCACAAAAATGGTGAATGCCCAGTTCGTATCGTTGGCCACTCGCTGGCTGTGATTGAACAGTCGAACGTCGTTGTCGATTTTGTCGGACCGCTCGGCCCC
This genomic interval carries:
- a CDS encoding dockerin type I domain-containing protein, producing the protein MLRSSSHRRSAQRGAKKRAGKSARRMQRIEQLESRLALSAIPLNAQPLDTGEFMLGDVSVTVVFFESDGTTDPNTENWNATHTNQVKQRIEEGLQWWVDTLALQSNVHQLNFEIDYTYADNPIPIGIEPITRVATDLDIWVSEFLDYVGAERSDKIDNDVRLFNHSQRVANDTNWAFTIFVINAENDSDGLFAPGSVLGGFSLAGGSFLAVPSERPASTIAHEVSHQFWAMDEYQGSGDYEDTRGYYNTQNTNAHDGNPSPGTIETSLLRESASLLAAYASHTSSTSSLESIGWKDSDGDGIFDVFDVPISFSASSQFDPVSNQMRISGNAAIGVLPNQNSWGLQNSVTTNRLSHIEFRLDGGQWLTGPAIDDYTADFDFLIQLPDSSPHDIEVRIVDETGHIHSQSLLASTAHIDSTDVHGFTGYITYDQNDDGIFNAGEQGLAGWTVEVVDLAGNPQVTQTIIEPDDYSHGEIFYDPIGGVTLTAEGSEIAPGFADVAARNSSLASTGSRGFYNYSGGSWSNVWSEKRQLKIAFDNPVSRVAIDAFAEVDGDVGILELYDSQDNLLGRYTTSPMAAGTFETMVVELDLPEAAYAIARGHLTNTDDPRRAIHYVGLDNLVVGRPHTVVTNEFGAFSLPFDVDGSYRLKVTAPDGTEVFFSSLTEANVSLTPQAGASRVAWSVSIADDSWHNPLNPADLNHDGEIDQIDFDLAFGELINPQATLSSPSGSYAINSTHTPGIPYFDVNADGSLNKHDLLLLSDAIAFQSESQQSVDPEPLSSFAFTASPNTSTVNDDAIQPPMAETSQTSVLEGEPIAFELTLSHGDVKEENGTAAPSEAAISVLSFQAVVLPSQDSAVIDSVDNACERIASTKPLDDEAVDAVLADLDASLELF